GATTGCCGTGGTTGCCGACGATCAGATGGCTATCACCGCTTTCTTCGAGATCATCAACGAACAACAGAAAGCAGACAGCGGAAACTTCGAATGGGGAACCACTGTATCCAAAGCTTATCTGCCCAACGATAACTCTGAGTACTTCACCACAGACCTGAACCTGATGGACTGGCTGCGTCAGTACGTGCCTTCGCATGTAACAGATGTGGACGAGCCCTTCCTCCGCGGATTCCTCGGAAAGATGTTGTTCAGCGGAGACGAAGTGCTGAAGAAGACTTCCGTACTCAGCGGTGGAGAGAAAGTTCGTTGCATGCTCAGCCGCATGATGCTGCAGGACCCTAACGTGGTATTGCTGGATGAGCCTACCAACCACCTCGATCTGGAATCTATCCAAAGCTTCAACGAAAGCATGGAGAACTTCAAAGGGATCGTGATGCTCAGCTCACATGACCATACTTTCCTCCAGACCGTGGCGAACCGTATTATCGAGCTCACGCCAAATGGCGCTATCGATAAGCTGATGAGCTTTGATGAATACCTGGAAGATAAGAAAGCAAAGAAAATGCAGCTCGCATAAGCATAAAATGTACTTGTCGTGGTCCGGCAGCTATCCCTGCCCGGTACCCGGAAACCCTGAGAAGCAATGCTTTTCGGGGTTTCTTTTTGGAGAAATACCTGAAAATGCCTTATTTTTAACTTATATATTTTAATTTCGTAATCAATTTACGTATCCCGCTCTGACCGTAGCTTCAGTCCAGCTCACCTTAATCGAACGTCCCCCATCAAATCCCCGGCTTAAACGCGTAGACGGGCATCAGCGGTTATTACTCCCTGATCCGGTCCGGAAGTCTTTTTGCTAACCAATTAAATTTAATGTTATGAAGAAAGCTTACGCGGTGCTGATTTGTGGTCTCTCGTTTATGGTACTGGCTACAAATCAGGCCCATGCTCAATTACAGAAGGGGAATATCCTGATAGGCGCAGACCTGATGGGGATGTCTGCAGATTTCCAAAGTGGTAATACCACTTTCAATCTGGCTATTCATCCCAAGGTGGCCTGGTTCATCCAGGATAATATCGCCATTGGTGGTATGGTTAACCTGGGGCTCTCCACACGCAAGGGGTATACAGCCATTTCATATGGAGTGAGTGCGCTGGGCCGTTATTACATTGCAGACAAACAAGTGCAGTTATTGAAGCAAAGCCGTTTTTTCCTGGAAGGAAATGTGGGCATCAGTGGACAAAACACCAA
This portion of the Pseudobacter ginsenosidimutans genome encodes:
- a CDS encoding outer membrane beta-barrel protein — encoded protein: MKKAYAVLICGLSFMVLATNQAHAQLQKGNILIGADLMGMSADFQSGNTTFNLAIHPKVAWFIQDNIAIGGMVNLGLSTRKGYTAISYGVSALGRYYIADKQVQLLKQSRFFLEGNVGISGQNTKVDGSDNVSTNGLGIGFGPGVAYFITPNISLEGLLKYNLTVGFGNSTTNNQIAFGLGFQIYLPTKKAREVYNDVKSQMK